Proteins encoded together in one Labeo rohita strain BAU-BD-2019 unplaced genomic scaffold, IGBB_LRoh.1.0 scaffold_1527, whole genome shotgun sequence window:
- the LOC127158507 gene encoding polymeric immunoglobulin receptor-like produces MNGSSERNEERVFTVIISNVSVRDAGVYWCGAETRDTYLTFISLNTKIQLNIIMPPVVRHEGESAEIICPYDSIYKSKSKSLCKGKCSTRDRNTLNETVREEKETKTDRLTLNDDVTASVFTGTITGLTAEDAGKYWCAVTLERDLNYLYTHLIVIMNEELNLTKYEGDDVSIQCKRQDEDQKSFCKAHEASMCVKDGVSLETIRDDRFSFSDEASTGVFTVNITDLREEDSGIYWCGAHIIRKVHLNVKRDFSMIIIISVCVILLLMGGFTLTVWKLRHKRRDPGSAQINNSGDLPTIPSDGLLYTAVSFQKHEESLSDATVRFSKNEIYSEISHRMRLN; encoded by the exons ATGAATGGTTCATCTGAGAGAAATGAAGAGAGAGTTTTTACAGTGATCATCAGTAATGTGAGTGTGAGAGATGCTGGAGTTTACTGGTGTGGAGCAGAAACCAGAGACACATATTTGACTTTCATCTCCCTGAACACTAAAATTCAGCTCAACATCATCA tgccTCCAGTAGTGAGACATGAAGGAGAATCTGCTGAGATCATCTGCCCTTATGATTCAATCTATAAATCAAAGTCAAAGTCTCTCTGTAAGGGGAAGTGCTCCACTAGAGACAGAAATACTCTCAATGAGACTGTGAGAGAAGAGAAAGAGACCAAGACTGACAGATTGACTCTGAATGATGACGTCACTGCAAGTGTCTTCACTGGGACCATCACTGGACTGACAGCAGAGGATGCTGGGAAATACTGGTGTGCAGTGACATTAGAAAGAGACCTCAATTATCTTTACACTCATCTGATCGTCATCATGAACGAGG AGCTGAACTTGACTAAGTATGAAGGAGACGACGTGTCAATCCAGTGCAAACGTCAGGATGAAGATCAGAAAAGCTTCTGCAAAGCACATGAAGCCTCCATGTGTGTGAAGGATGGAGTTTCATTGGAGACGATCAGAGATGATCGATTCTCTTTCAGTGATGAAGCATCTACTGGAGTCTTTACTGTGAACATCACTGATCTGAGAGAAGAGGATTCTGGGATATACTGGTGTGGAGCTCACATCATCAGGAAAGTGCATTTAAATGTCAAAAGGG ATTTCTCCATGATCATCattatcagtgtgtgtgtgattctgCTGCTGATGGGTGGATTCACTCTGACTGTGTGGAAATTAAGACACAAGAGACGAG ATCCTGGATCAGCCCAAATAAACAACAGTGGTGATCTACCCACAATCCCCTCTGATGGGCTCCTGTACACTGCTGTCAGTTTCCAGAAGCATGAAGAGTCTCTCAGTGACGCTACAGTCAGATTCAGTAAGAATGAGATTTACTCTGAAATCAGTCACCGCATGAGACTCAACTAA